One window of the Eucalyptus grandis isolate ANBG69807.140 chromosome 6, ASM1654582v1, whole genome shotgun sequence genome contains the following:
- the LOC104451861 gene encoding patatin-like protein 2, producing MTASICTQSEFGQFLGISVGTGPGKVEENYEAKSMAKWGVFCRLMGANSVPLVDVFVQGSADMVDFHLSMVFKALNCESNYLRIQDDTLRWTISTIDTSMKENLNKPVNVGKELLKKPVTKVNLGTGNLEPSKLETNEQALRRY from the exons ATGACGGCAAGTATCTGCACACAATCTGAATTTGGCCAGTTTCTGGGGATATCCGTGGGAACTGGACCGGGGAAGGTTGAGGAGAATTATGAGGCCAAGTCTATGGCCAAATGGGGCGTCTTTTGTCGGTTGATGGGAGCCAATTCGGTTCCTTTAGTGGATGTGTTCGTGCAAGGAAGCGCCGACATGGTTGATTTTCACCTTTCCATGGTTTTCAAAGCACTTAATTGTGAAAGTAACTATCTCAGGATTCAG GATGACACGTTGAGATGGACAATATCGACAATTGACACTTCTATGAAGGAGAATCTGAACAAACCTGTCAATGTCGGCAAGGAATTGTTGAAGAAGCCGGTTACAAAGGTGAACCTGGGGACTGGCAACTTGGAGCCTTCAAAGCTGGAGACTAATGAACAGGCTCTGAGAAGGTACTAG
- the LOC104449341 gene encoding patatin-like protein 2, with protein MQPPASGNLVTILSIDGGGIRGIIPGIILGFLESELQKLDGEDARIADYFDVISGTSTGGLIAAMLAAPDKKNRPLYGGKDIKAFYLEHSPKIFPQLRCPSIIANAVRTIKAMVGPQYSGKYLHRLIKEKLGDTRLHQTLTNVIIPTFDVKQLQPTIFSSFQVNKNPSLDALVSDICIGTSAAPTYLPAHYFRTENPNGSVRQFNLIDGGVAANNPALVAVSEVTKEISNANSDFDVPDMKPTDYTRFLVLSLGTGSSKSEKKYSAKKASKWGVLGWLTNGGSTPLVDVYTQASADMVDIHLSTVFQSLKCEHYLRIQDDTLTGDVASVDKATRENLENIVKVGEALLKKPVSKVNLDTGVSEPLSQGTNEVALKRLAETLSVEKQLRRGKSLAP; from the exons ATGCAGCCTCCTGCTAGTGGGAATCTGGTCACTATTCTAAGCATTGATGGTGGTGGGATTAGAGGAATTATTCCTGGTATAATACTGGGTTTCTTAGAGTCCGAGCTTCAG AAGCTGGATGGAGAGGACGCAAGAATAGCAGACTACTTTGATGTCATTTCTGGAACCAGCACTGGTGGCCTCATTGCTGCAATGCTGGCGGCACCAGACAAGAAGAACCGCCCTCTATATGGCGGCAAGGACATCAAGGCCTTCTATTTGGAACACAGCCCTAAGATCTTCCCTCAGCTCAG ATGTCCGAGCATAATTGCCAATGCTGTGAGGACAATCAAAGCCATGGTTGGACCACAATACAGCGGGAAGTATCTGCACAGACTTATTAAGGAGAAATTGGGAGATACCAGATTGCACCAAACACTGACTAATGTGATCATTCCAACCTTTGATGTCAAGCAATTGCAGCCTACTATCTTCTCCAGCTTCCAG GTGAATAAGAATCCTAGCTTGGATGCTTTAGTCTCAGACATATGCATCGGAACTTCGGCTGCACCAACTTACCTTCCAGCCCACTATTTCAGAACTGAGAACCCTAATGGATCAGTCAGACAATTCAATCTCATTGATGGTGGTGTTGCGGCAAATAATCCG GCTCTAGTGGCTGTAAGTGAGGTGACCAAAGAAATAAGCAATGCGAACTCAGACTTTGATGTTCCTGATATGAAGCCAACAGACTATACTAGGTTCCTGGTCCTGTCGCTGGGCACAGGTTCatcaaaatcagagaaaaagTACAGTGCCAAGAAAGCATCGAAATGGGGTGTGCTCGGCTGGCTCACGAATGGTGGTTCGACTCCGTTAGTTGATGTCTACACACAAGCAAGTGCAGACATGGTGGATATTCATCTCTCCACTGTATTCCAGTCTCTTAAATGCGAACATTACCTCCGCATTCAG GATGATACATTGACGGGAGATGTGGCATCGGTTGACAAGGCCACAAGGGAGAACTTGGAGAATATTGTGAAGGTTGGAGAGGCATTGTTGAAGAAACCAGTGTCAAAGGTCAACTTGGACACTGGGGTCTCTGAGCCTTTGAGTCAGGGTACAAATGAAGTGGCTCTCAAAAG GCTAGCGGAAACACTGTCCGTGGAGAAGCAGCTCCGCCGAGGAAAATCGTTGGCTCCATGA